Proteins encoded within one genomic window of Sphingomonas sp. KRR8:
- a CDS encoding aminopeptidase P family protein: protein MSSHADRLAALRRQLAEQQLDGFVVPLTDEHMSEYVGSYAQRLAWLTGFEGSAGSAVVLPEEAAIFTDGRYTLQVRSQVDGNHWSFQSVPETSIAGWLKDHAPEGARIGYDPWLHRRDWVKQATDALAARGATLVPVKDNPIDRVWSDRPEASKAKLVVQPERLAGRSGAAKRQEIADWLTAQHADAAVLAALDSIAWTFNVRGTDVSHTPVALAYALVHADGTADLFVAGEKVTPELTKHLGNGVRLHERAAFESALKELAGKTVAVDPERSVAAIFEALESAGAKIVSLRDPTILPRAIKNDAELTGHRTAQARDAVAMTRFLKWVEEEAPKGELDELTASDRLEAFRREYPELKDLSFDSISGAGPNGAIVHYKSSEKTNRKLEPGSLYLIDSGGQYEDGTTDITRTVAVGSPTNEMRDRFTRVLQGHIAIATAVFPKGTRGGQLDSFARRPLWEAGLDYAHGTGHGVGSFLSVHEGPQRISPPGGAFAGADEPLQPGMILSNEPGYYKTGEYGIRIENLVLVVEKQIDGAEKDMLGFETLTFSPIERRLIVREMLLPAELAWLNAYHAEVLSKIGPQLEGEERAWLEAACAPL from the coding sequence ATGTCCAGCCATGCCGATCGCCTCGCCGCCCTCCGCCGCCAGCTTGCCGAGCAGCAGCTCGATGGCTTCGTCGTTCCGCTGACCGATGAGCATATGAGCGAATATGTCGGCAGCTACGCCCAGCGCCTCGCTTGGCTCACGGGTTTCGAAGGCTCGGCCGGATCGGCGGTGGTGTTGCCGGAAGAGGCCGCCATCTTCACCGACGGCCGTTACACGCTGCAGGTGCGCAGCCAAGTGGACGGCAATCACTGGAGCTTCCAGTCGGTGCCGGAAACCAGCATCGCCGGCTGGCTCAAAGACCATGCGCCCGAAGGCGCGAGGATTGGCTACGACCCTTGGCTACACCGCCGCGATTGGGTGAAGCAGGCCACGGACGCGCTGGCTGCCCGGGGTGCCACGCTGGTGCCGGTCAAGGACAATCCCATCGACCGGGTCTGGTCCGACCGCCCGGAGGCGAGCAAGGCCAAGCTGGTGGTCCAGCCCGAGCGCCTGGCCGGGCGGAGCGGCGCGGCCAAGCGGCAGGAGATCGCCGACTGGCTGACGGCGCAGCACGCCGACGCGGCCGTGCTTGCCGCTCTCGACAGCATCGCCTGGACCTTCAATGTGCGCGGCACGGACGTCAGCCACACGCCGGTCGCCCTGGCCTATGCGTTGGTCCACGCCGACGGCACCGCCGACCTGTTCGTGGCTGGCGAGAAGGTCACGCCCGAGCTGACCAAGCACCTTGGCAACGGCGTCCGCCTGCACGAGCGCGCGGCGTTCGAAAGCGCGCTGAAGGAGCTTGCCGGAAAGACGGTGGCGGTCGATCCGGAGCGGTCGGTGGCCGCCATCTTCGAAGCGCTGGAGTCCGCCGGCGCGAAGATCGTCTCCCTGCGCGATCCGACCATCCTGCCCCGCGCGATCAAGAACGACGCGGAACTCACCGGACACCGCACGGCCCAGGCCCGCGACGCCGTGGCGATGACCCGCTTCCTCAAGTGGGTTGAGGAGGAGGCGCCCAAGGGTGAGCTTGATGAGCTGACCGCCTCCGACCGGCTGGAGGCCTTCCGCCGCGAATATCCCGAGCTCAAGGATCTGAGCTTCGACAGCATCTCGGGCGCGGGTCCGAATGGCGCGATTGTCCACTACAAGTCGAGCGAGAAGACCAACCGCAAGCTTGAGCCCGGCTCGCTCTACCTCATCGATTCCGGCGGCCAGTATGAGGACGGCACCACCGACATCACCCGCACGGTCGCGGTCGGCAGCCCCACAAACGAGATGCGCGACCGCTTCACCCGCGTCCTGCAGGGGCACATCGCCATCGCCACCGCCGTCTTTCCAAAGGGCACCCGCGGCGGCCAGCTCGACAGCTTTGCCCGTCGGCCATTGTGGGAAGCGGGGCTCGATTACGCCCATGGCACCGGCCACGGCGTCGGCAGCTTCCTGTCCGTGCATGAAGGCCCGCAGCGCATCTCACCACCCGGTGGCGCGTTCGCCGGCGCCGACGAGCCGCTGCAGCCAGGAATGATCCTTTCAAACGAGCCCGGCTATTACAAGACGGGCGAATATGGCATCCGAATCGAGAATCTCGTCCTAGTGGTCGAGAAGCAGATCGACGGTGCCGAGAAGGACATGCTCGGCTTCGAAACCCTGACCTTCTCACCCATCGAGAGGCGCCTGATCGTCAGGGAGATGCTGCTCCCCGCTGAGCTGGCGTGGCTGAACGCCTACCATGCAGAGGTGCTGTCGAAGATCGGGCCGCAGCTTGAGGGGGAGGAACGCGCTTGGCTCGAAGCGGCCTGCGCGCCGCTCTAA
- a CDS encoding beta-eliminating lyase-related protein has protein sequence MRFFSDNAAAAHPAVLASLAEADRLDTAYDGDGWSQRLDAAFSDLFETPVTALWVTTGTAANCLALASMVPPYGGVLCHREAHINVDEAGAPEFFTGGAKLLLVDGPGAKLTVDAVEDARSRIRRDVHQVQPGALSITNASEYGLTYSPEETAALGAWAKTHGLRFHLDGARFANAVVSTGASPADLTWRAGVEALSFGCVKNGGLSAEALILFDSALADPTRRLRKRSGHLLSKGRYLAAQLLAMIEDDRWLANARNANEAAQRLARAAGAERLVHPVQANEVFLRLNAHEAARLRSAGFDFYDWGVGEARMVTSWDQDLAAVDRLADAIRAL, from the coding sequence ATGCGCTTCTTCTCCGATAACGCCGCCGCCGCGCACCCGGCGGTGCTCGCCTCACTGGCCGAGGCCGACCGGCTCGATACCGCTTACGACGGCGATGGCTGGTCGCAGCGACTGGACGCGGCCTTTTCCGACCTGTTCGAGACGCCGGTCACCGCACTGTGGGTCACCACCGGAACCGCCGCCAACTGCCTCGCCCTGGCATCGATGGTGCCGCCTTATGGTGGCGTCCTGTGCCACCGCGAAGCGCACATCAACGTGGACGAGGCCGGCGCGCCCGAGTTTTTCACCGGGGGAGCCAAGCTGCTGCTGGTCGACGGTCCGGGCGCCAAGCTGACCGTGGATGCGGTGGAGGATGCGCGCAGCCGCATCCGCCGCGACGTCCACCAGGTTCAGCCGGGCGCCCTGTCGATCACTAATGCCAGCGAATATGGGCTGACCTATTCGCCCGAGGAGACCGCGGCGCTTGGCGCATGGGCGAAGACGCACGGGCTCCGCTTCCACTTGGACGGTGCTCGCTTCGCCAATGCGGTGGTCTCGACGGGGGCGTCGCCGGCCGACCTCACCTGGCGGGCGGGGGTGGAGGCGCTGAGCTTCGGTTGCGTCAAGAATGGCGGACTGTCGGCCGAAGCGCTGATCCTGTTCGATTCGGCGCTGGCTGATCCGACCCGTCGCCTGCGCAAGCGGTCGGGCCACCTACTTAGCAAGGGCCGCTATCTCGCGGCGCAGCTGCTGGCGATGATCGAGGACGATCGCTGGCTCGCCAACGCCCGCAATGCCAATGAAGCGGCGCAGCGGCTCGCCCGGGCAGCCGGCGCTGAGCGACTGGTTCATCCGGTCCAGGCCAACGAGGTGTTCCTGCGCTTGAACGCCCACGAGGCCGCCCGCCTCCGCTCGGCCGGGTTCGACTTTTATGACTGGGGCGTCGGCGAAGCACGGATGGTGACCAGCTGGGACCAGGACCTCGCTGCGGTTGACCGCCTCGCGGACGCGATCCGGGCCCTGTGA
- a CDS encoding acyl-CoA thioesterase has product MSERPVFTLEMTAQPEHIDELGHVNNAVWVQWIQEVAVSHWYATAPEVYRDAYVWVVIRHEIDYLRPALPGETVTGRTWVGEAPQGARFDRHMEFVGKDGKVKVRAKTTWAMLDKASGRPQRITPEIVAPFLGAE; this is encoded by the coding sequence ATGAGCGAGCGGCCCGTCTTCACGCTGGAAATGACCGCCCAGCCCGAACACATCGACGAGCTTGGTCACGTCAACAACGCCGTGTGGGTGCAGTGGATTCAGGAGGTCGCCGTGTCGCACTGGTATGCGACCGCGCCCGAGGTTTACCGCGACGCCTACGTGTGGGTCGTGATCAGGCATGAAATCGATTACCTGCGCCCGGCGCTGCCCGGTGAGACGGTGACCGGCCGCACCTGGGTGGGCGAGGCTCCACAGGGCGCGCGGTTCGACCGGCACATGGAATTTGTCGGCAAGGACGGGAAAGTTAAGGTGCGCGCCAAGACCACCTGGGCAATGCTCGACAAGGCCAGCGGCCGGCCGCAACGGATCACCCCGGAAATCGTGGCGCCGTTCCTTGGGGCGGAGTAA
- a CDS encoding DUF2334 domain-containing protein: MSRRLLLASVHDVSPRFEREVDALLERLAPVTGQKVALLAVPDHWGSAPILSGTPFATRLRGWAERGHEVFLHGWFHQDRSAHDSAAARFRAKHMTAGEGEFLGLEKRDAERRIRDGRALLEDVTGKPIAGFIAPAWLYGAGAHEALHACGVAMAEDHWKVWSPRTGKVLARSPVVTWATRSPARLRSSLWAAAALRTLPMPGVMRLAVHPPDIRSDVAMASVQKTLAALARTRRCGAYAELAG, translated from the coding sequence ATGTCCCGCCGTCTGCTGCTCGCATCCGTCCACGACGTCTCGCCTCGCTTCGAGCGCGAGGTCGATGCCCTCCTTGAGCGGCTCGCTCCCGTCACGGGCCAGAAGGTCGCTCTGCTGGCCGTACCCGATCATTGGGGCAGCGCGCCGATTCTGTCGGGAACGCCCTTCGCCACCCGGCTGCGGGGCTGGGCCGAGCGCGGGCACGAGGTGTTCCTGCACGGTTGGTTCCACCAGGACCGAAGCGCGCATGACAGCGCCGCCGCTCGGTTCCGCGCAAAACACATGACCGCTGGCGAGGGCGAATTCCTCGGGCTTGAAAAACGGGATGCGGAGCGGCGGATCCGTGATGGACGTGCCCTGCTGGAGGATGTCACCGGCAAGCCGATCGCCGGCTTCATCGCGCCGGCCTGGCTCTATGGCGCGGGTGCTCATGAGGCGCTCCACGCTTGCGGCGTGGCCATGGCCGAGGATCACTGGAAAGTCTGGTCGCCGCGCACCGGCAAGGTGCTGGCACGCAGTCCGGTGGTGACTTGGGCCACCCGCTCCCCCGCGCGCCTGCGTTCGTCCCTGTGGGCGGCGGCGGCCTTGCGGACCCTGCCGATGCCGGGCGTCATGCGCCTCGCGGTGCATCCGCCCGACATCCGTTCCGATGTGGCGATGGCCAGTGTGCAGAAGACGTTGGCGGCGCTTGCGCGGACGCGGCGCTGTGGGGCGTATGCGGAGCTGGCGGGGTAG
- a CDS encoding glycosyltransferase has translation MRIVDVCAFYTPHGGGVKTYLERKLEVATALGHEMILLAPGAEDGWSEVAPGAVIATLRNPELPVDRRYHYFADEAALHGALDHWRPDHVEASSPWSSATHVGRWQGAATRSLVMHADPLASYAYRWFGKVAERKTIDRWFNWFWRHLRGLDGMYDLVVSANQSLSERLRAGGLKNVATVPMGVEPDTFSPSLRDEGLREELLCRLGLPRGATLLLGLGRFAAEKRWAMVMRAVEQTSASRPVGLLLVGDGNARAKLEKLAANCRHVSVGNPIRDRDALATLLASADALVHGCESETFCMAAAEARASGLPLIVPDFGGAASHYLAGAGQRYVAADRQSLSDAIVRFVDGGPGRARALAGANATTRTMDDHFVELFDRYRRLGGSLPAEIMPRLAALA, from the coding sequence ATGCGGATTGTAGACGTCTGCGCTTTTTACACTCCGCACGGCGGTGGCGTAAAAACTTATCTGGAGCGCAAGCTCGAGGTGGCGACGGCACTCGGCCATGAAATGATCCTTCTCGCGCCCGGTGCCGAGGACGGCTGGAGCGAGGTAGCACCGGGGGCGGTGATCGCCACCCTGCGCAACCCTGAACTGCCGGTCGATCGCCGCTATCATTACTTCGCCGACGAAGCCGCACTGCACGGCGCCCTCGATCACTGGCGCCCTGATCATGTCGAAGCCAGCTCACCCTGGTCGAGCGCCACGCACGTCGGACGCTGGCAAGGCGCGGCGACCCGTAGCCTGGTGATGCACGCCGACCCGCTCGCCAGTTATGCCTATCGCTGGTTCGGCAAGGTCGCCGAGCGCAAGACGATCGACCGGTGGTTCAACTGGTTCTGGCGGCACCTGCGCGGGCTCGACGGGATGTACGACTTGGTCGTCAGCGCCAATCAAAGCCTGTCGGAGCGACTGCGCGCGGGTGGCCTCAAGAACGTTGCGACCGTGCCAATGGGCGTGGAGCCAGACACCTTTTCGCCGTCGCTGCGGGACGAAGGTCTGCGTGAAGAGCTACTGTGCCGGTTGGGACTACCCCGCGGCGCCACCCTGCTGCTGGGACTGGGGCGGTTCGCCGCCGAAAAGCGCTGGGCGATGGTAATGCGCGCGGTCGAGCAGACTTCCGCCAGCCGCCCCGTTGGCCTGTTGCTGGTCGGCGATGGCAATGCGCGGGCGAAGCTTGAGAAGCTTGCCGCCAACTGCCGCCATGTCTCGGTCGGCAATCCGATCCGCGACCGGGACGCGCTCGCGACCCTGCTCGCCAGCGCGGATGCGCTGGTCCACGGCTGCGAGTCCGAGACTTTCTGCATGGCCGCCGCCGAAGCGCGGGCCAGCGGGCTGCCGCTGATCGTTCCTGACTTCGGAGGTGCCGCGAGCCATTACCTGGCCGGCGCGGGGCAACGTTACGTGGCGGCAGACCGCCAGTCGCTCAGCGACGCGATCGTCCGCTTCGTTGATGGTGGCCCGGGCCGCGCCAGGGCGCTCGCCGGCGCGAATGCGACCACGCGGACCATGGACGATCATTTCGTGGAGCTGTTCGACCGCTACCGCCGTCTCGGTGGCTCGCTTCCCGCCGAGATCATGCCGCGGCTCGCGGCGCTCGCCTGA
- the maiA gene encoding maleylacetoacetate isomerase, which yields MPDALLHDYFRSSASYRVRIALNLKGISYRQHAVDLRHDEQKTAEYRALNPQALVPMLEMNGERLTQSLAIFDYLDAQVKEPPFVPSEPRPRAHVLALALTVACDIHPLNNLRVLRYLKTELGQSQEAVDSWYRHWCAEGLAALEALAAPTAGEFLYGDQLSMADICLVPQLYNARRLDTPLDDLPTLTRIDAMLTQLPAFAAAHPDKQESAS from the coding sequence ATGCCCGACGCCCTGCTGCACGATTACTTCCGCTCCTCCGCCTCCTACCGGGTGCGGATTGCACTCAATCTCAAGGGCATCAGTTACCGTCAGCACGCCGTCGACCTGCGGCACGATGAGCAGAAGACGGCGGAATATCGCGCGCTTAATCCGCAGGCGCTGGTGCCCATGCTGGAAATGAACGGCGAGCGGCTGACGCAGAGCCTTGCGATCTTCGACTATCTCGATGCGCAGGTGAAGGAGCCTCCCTTCGTCCCGTCCGAGCCGAGGCCGCGCGCCCATGTGCTGGCGCTGGCCCTGACGGTGGCGTGCGACATCCACCCGCTGAACAATTTGCGGGTGCTGCGCTACCTCAAAACGGAACTCGGCCAATCGCAGGAGGCAGTGGACAGCTGGTACCGCCACTGGTGCGCGGAAGGGCTCGCCGCCCTTGAGGCGCTCGCCGCTCCGACCGCAGGCGAGTTTCTCTATGGCGACCAGCTCAGCATGGCCGACATCTGCCTGGTGCCGCAGCTGTACAACGCGCGGCGGCTCGACACGCCGCTCGATGACTTACCAACGCTCACCCGCATCGACGCGATGCTGACCCAGCTTCCGGCCTTTGCCGCCGCCCACCCCGATAAGCAGGAGAGTGCGTCATGA
- a CDS encoding M48 family metallopeptidase: MQLLMMAAGSAPAAGGFDVDQATQAYMAMVQGAARARSDAYFEGGYWLLLWNALLSVLINWALLHFGWSARWSAWARRVGKGPTRRVMLYVIPYLLVTTLILLPWSLYTGYFREHQYGLSNLSMAGWFGEEGKDLLVNLVVGPLIIAGIFAVIRRAPRSWWVWGALVMTSFTALGALVFPVLIAPLFNQYTPMQPGPLRDQILAMAHAQHIPADNIYVSDASRQSDRISANVSGLGPTVRITLNDNLLKRVSPPGVKAVMGHEMGHYMLNHVVSLIGEFALVWLLVFFLLWWLSPRLLKRHAGRWKVSDPADPAALPLYVALGSAIMLLLTPVTNSITRVHEIEADAFGLDAAREPDGFAGVSMMLGEYRKLQPGRLEEIIFFDHPSGYNRVRRSMEWKAQHLNELPPEQRGIMRPAPLPAKF, encoded by the coding sequence ATGCAGCTGCTGATGATGGCCGCCGGCAGTGCGCCGGCAGCCGGCGGGTTCGACGTCGACCAAGCGACGCAGGCCTATATGGCGATGGTTCAGGGCGCCGCGCGAGCGCGGTCCGACGCCTATTTTGAAGGCGGCTACTGGCTGCTGCTGTGGAATGCCTTGCTGAGCGTACTGATAAACTGGGCGTTGCTTCACTTCGGCTGGTCGGCGCGCTGGAGTGCTTGGGCCAGGCGGGTCGGCAAGGGGCCGACGCGGCGAGTGATGCTGTACGTCATCCCTTATCTATTGGTGACGACCCTCATCCTGCTGCCGTGGAGCCTCTACACCGGTTATTTCCGCGAGCATCAGTACGGTTTGTCCAACCTGTCGATGGCGGGCTGGTTCGGCGAAGAAGGCAAGGACCTGCTCGTCAACCTGGTGGTCGGACCGCTGATCATTGCGGGCATCTTCGCCGTGATCCGCCGCGCGCCACGCAGCTGGTGGGTGTGGGGCGCGCTGGTGATGACCAGCTTCACCGCGCTTGGTGCGCTGGTGTTCCCCGTGCTCATCGCGCCCCTGTTCAACCAATATACGCCGATGCAGCCGGGGCCTTTGCGTGACCAGATCCTGGCCATGGCGCATGCCCAGCACATTCCGGCCGACAACATCTACGTGTCCGACGCTTCCAGGCAGAGCGACCGAATTTCGGCCAATGTCTCCGGTCTTGGGCCGACGGTGCGGATCACGCTGAACGACAATCTTCTCAAGCGCGTCTCACCGCCCGGAGTGAAGGCGGTGATGGGTCACGAGATGGGGCATTATATGCTCAATCACGTGGTCTCCCTGATTGGTGAGTTCGCGCTGGTGTGGCTGCTGGTCTTCTTCCTCTTGTGGTGGCTCTCGCCCCGCCTGCTCAAGCGGCATGCCGGCCGCTGGAAGGTCAGCGATCCCGCTGATCCCGCCGCGCTTCCGCTCTACGTGGCGCTCGGCAGCGCAATCATGCTGCTGCTGACCCCAGTCACGAACAGCATCACTCGGGTGCACGAGATCGAGGCGGACGCCTTCGGGCTCGACGCGGCAAGGGAGCCGGACGGCTTCGCGGGTGTGTCGATGATGCTGGGCGAATATCGCAAGCTGCAGCCCGGCCGGCTCGAAGAAATCATCTTCTTCGACCATCCCTCGGGCTACAACCGGGTACGCAGGTCGATGGAGTGGAAGGCGCAGCATTTGAATGAACTGCCGCCCGAGCAGCGCGGGATCATGCGTCCAGCGCCGCTGCCGGCCAAGTTCTAG
- a CDS encoding class II aldolase/adducin family protein gives MERVSPLASVEVPSLEGKVNEEEWKLRIDLAAAYRLVAHYGWDDLIFTHMSVRVPGPEHHFLLNPYNLMFEEVTASSLIKVDLNGNPVEPTPFITNPAGFTIHSAVHMAREDAHAVIHLHTPHGQAVAAHSEGLLPLTQTAMLVGGDLAFHDYEGVATDLEERERIVADLGTRSAMLLRNHGTLTVGETVGEAFIRMYFLERACEAQIYALSAGDKINNPPQGTPEIAAQQGSMGLKIAAKMLAWPALLRKAYRLDPAFAS, from the coding sequence ATGGAGCGGGTCAGCCCGCTGGCGTCCGTCGAGGTCCCGAGCCTGGAGGGCAAGGTCAACGAAGAGGAGTGGAAGCTCCGCATCGACCTCGCCGCCGCCTACCGGCTGGTCGCGCATTACGGCTGGGACGACCTCATCTTCACCCACATGAGCGTCCGCGTGCCCGGGCCGGAGCATCATTTCCTGCTGAACCCCTACAATCTGATGTTCGAGGAAGTGACCGCCAGCTCGCTGATAAAGGTCGACCTCAACGGCAATCCGGTTGAGCCCACGCCCTTCATCACCAATCCGGCAGGATTCACGATCCACTCGGCGGTTCACATGGCTCGCGAGGATGCCCACGCGGTGATCCACCTCCACACGCCGCACGGGCAGGCGGTGGCGGCGCATTCCGAAGGGCTGCTGCCGCTAACGCAGACCGCCATGCTGGTCGGCGGTGACCTCGCCTTCCACGACTACGAGGGCGTCGCGACCGATCTGGAGGAGCGCGAGCGGATCGTCGCCGACCTCGGCACCCGCAGTGCCATGCTGCTGCGCAATCACGGCACACTCACCGTCGGCGAGACGGTCGGCGAGGCGTTCATCCGCATGTATTTCCTGGAACGCGCCTGCGAGGCGCAGATCTATGCGCTGTCCGCTGGTGACAAGATCAACAACCCGCCCCAGGGAACGCCGGAAATCGCCGCCCAACAAGGCTCGATGGGCCTCAAGATCGCGGCGAAGATGCTGGCGTGGCCGGCGCTGCTGCGGAAGGCCTACCGGCTCGATCCGGCGTTCGCGAGCTAG
- a CDS encoding S9 family peptidase, with translation MTKPADLPPPPQALQRPHSYERHGITVDDPFAWLRDPGYPNVADEVVLGYLKSENAYFEAWKAPHGGLIETLFQELKGRQKEDDSSVPVKDGEWLTWWAFEVGAQYRRWWRKPAAGGDPQLVFDEIAEAEGKEYFRLGALSVSPDGKLAATLVDDDGSERFKLRIRDLATGAELETISEVGIGQPVWTSDSAGIVFTEVNENWRSYRARYHRVGAPLDQTVTLYEETQDKGFSVGVSRSQDRRFIFIGTGDNTTSEVRFVPAERPTDPLTLISARKTGREYSVDAARDRFWILTNDTHVNFRVASADPARPDAWEEVIPGSDRTYLRGLTSFRDQLALTTRVDGLDQLLLRDYASGDTHRIPFAEASYTAGFGSNPEFAPDLYRIGYTSMVTPATVYDYDPRHRELIVRKVQEIPSGYDADQYATERLMLSARDGTLVPASVVYKKGYRKDGSQPLFLYAYGAYGHAIPPSFSTARLSLLDRGFAYAIAHIRGGDDLGYQWFLDGKLTKRTNTFTDFVDVAKGLVAEGFGKPGKIAIQGGSAGGELMGVVINTDPDLWGAVIADVPFVDVVNTMLDDTLPLTPGEWPEWGNPITDPDAFKLLLSYSPYDNVSRQDYPPLLITAGLNDPRVTYWEPAKWAAKLRASKTDQNLLMLKTNMGAGHGGKSGRWDSLREVAEEYAFVLDQLGVQA, from the coding sequence ATGACCAAGCCAGCCGACCTGCCGCCACCGCCGCAAGCCTTGCAGCGCCCCCACAGCTACGAGCGGCACGGGATCACGGTCGACGATCCGTTCGCCTGGCTGCGCGATCCTGGCTACCCGAACGTCGCCGATGAGGTCGTGCTTGGCTACTTGAAGTCGGAGAACGCCTATTTCGAAGCCTGGAAGGCGCCGCATGGAGGGTTGATCGAGACGCTGTTCCAGGAACTGAAGGGCCGCCAGAAAGAGGATGATTCCTCCGTTCCGGTGAAGGACGGTGAGTGGCTCACCTGGTGGGCGTTCGAGGTCGGCGCGCAGTATCGGCGATGGTGGCGCAAGCCGGCGGCCGGGGGCGACCCGCAGCTCGTCTTCGACGAGATCGCCGAAGCCGAGGGCAAGGAGTATTTCCGCCTCGGTGCGCTCAGCGTGAGCCCGGATGGCAAGCTTGCCGCCACCCTGGTCGATGACGACGGATCGGAGCGGTTCAAGCTGCGTATTCGCGACCTCGCGACTGGCGCGGAGCTCGAGACCATCAGTGAGGTCGGCATCGGCCAGCCGGTGTGGACCAGCGATTCGGCCGGCATCGTGTTCACCGAGGTCAACGAGAATTGGCGCAGCTATCGCGCTCGCTACCACCGCGTCGGAGCCCCGCTCGATCAAACCGTCACCTTGTATGAGGAGACGCAGGACAAGGGCTTCTCGGTCGGGGTGTCGCGCAGCCAGGATCGGCGTTTCATCTTCATCGGCACCGGTGACAATACGACCAGCGAAGTTCGTTTCGTGCCCGCGGAACGACCGACCGATCCGCTGACGTTGATCTCGGCCCGCAAGACCGGGCGCGAGTATAGCGTGGATGCGGCCCGCGACCGCTTCTGGATCCTCACCAACGACACGCATGTGAACTTTCGCGTGGCGAGCGCCGACCCAGCTCGGCCGGACGCCTGGGAGGAGGTTATCCCGGGTTCGGACCGAACCTACCTGCGCGGACTGACCAGCTTTCGCGACCAGCTGGCGCTGACCACCCGCGTCGATGGGCTCGATCAGCTGCTGCTGCGCGACTACGCCAGCGGGGACACCCACCGCATCCCGTTCGCGGAGGCGAGCTACACCGCCGGCTTCGGCAGCAATCCCGAATTCGCGCCCGACCTTTACCGGATCGGCTACACGTCGATGGTCACCCCTGCGACCGTCTATGACTATGACCCCCGCCATCGTGAGCTGATCGTCCGCAAGGTGCAGGAGATCCCGTCTGGCTACGACGCCGACCAGTATGCGACCGAGCGGCTGATGCTTTCCGCGCGCGACGGAACGCTGGTGCCGGCAAGCGTCGTCTACAAGAAGGGCTACAGGAAGGACGGCAGCCAGCCCCTCTTCCTCTATGCTTATGGCGCCTACGGCCACGCCATCCCGCCGAGCTTCTCGACCGCTCGGCTGAGCCTGCTCGACCGGGGTTTCGCCTACGCCATCGCGCACATTCGGGGCGGTGACGACCTGGGCTATCAGTGGTTCCTCGACGGCAAGCTGACCAAGCGCACCAACACCTTTACCGACTTCGTGGATGTCGCGAAGGGGCTGGTGGCCGAAGGCTTCGGCAAGCCAGGCAAGATCGCTATCCAGGGCGGGTCGGCCGGCGGCGAGCTGATGGGGGTGGTGATCAACACCGATCCCGACCTGTGGGGCGCGGTCATCGCCGACGTGCCCTTCGTCGACGTGGTCAATACCATGCTTGACGATACGCTGCCGCTCACTCCCGGCGAGTGGCCCGAATGGGGCAATCCGATCACCGATCCCGACGCCTTCAAGCTGCTGCTGAGCTACAGTCCGTACGACAATGTGAGCCGCCAGGACTATCCGCCGCTGTTGATCACCGCCGGTCTCAACGATCCGCGCGTGACCTATTGGGAACCGGCCAAGTGGGCGGCGAAACTGCGGGCGAGCAAGACCGACCAGAACCTGCTGATGCTCAAGACCAACATGGGCGCTGGGCACGGCGGCAAGTCGGGCCGCTGGGACTCCCTTCGCGAAGTGGCGGAGGAATATGCCTTCGTCCTCGACCAATTGGGTGTGCAAGCATGA
- a CDS encoding DMT family transporter, with product MKDVEGRPVHGVVLPFIIFTLIWGSTWIVIRDQLGAVPPQWSVAYRFAIAAGAMFAIALVKRSPLRVERRDWWLPALVGLFQFCVNFNSVYVAEHFITSGLVATVFALLLVPNSLFAWLLLGQRPGGRFLACSGIAIAGISLLFWQELERDQANSWHVLLGIGWTLCGVLGASISNVVQATERARHIPILTLLAWSMLAGAIADATVAVIVAGPPVLDLRPAYWGGLVYLALLASAVCFTLYFPVVRKIGPGKAAYSSALVPIVAMALSTAFEGYRWTALSAGGAILAIGGMLLALMSRRPATPAPPSD from the coding sequence GTGAAGGACGTCGAAGGACGTCCAGTTCACGGGGTCGTCCTCCCCTTCATCATCTTCACGCTGATCTGGGGTTCGACCTGGATCGTCATTCGCGACCAGCTGGGCGCGGTTCCGCCGCAATGGTCGGTCGCCTACCGGTTCGCGATCGCCGCCGGAGCCATGTTCGCCATTGCGCTCGTCAAGCGCAGCCCGCTCCGCGTCGAGCGGCGCGACTGGTGGCTGCCCGCGCTGGTCGGGCTGTTCCAATTCTGCGTCAACTTCAACTCGGTCTATGTGGCCGAGCATTTCATCACCTCGGGGCTGGTCGCGACGGTCTTTGCGCTGCTGCTGGTCCCCAACAGCCTGTTTGCCTGGCTGCTTCTCGGCCAGCGTCCGGGCGGCCGATTTCTTGCCTGTTCGGGGATCGCCATTGCCGGCATCAGCCTGCTCTTCTGGCAGGAACTGGAGCGTGATCAGGCGAACAGCTGGCACGTCCTGCTTGGCATTGGCTGGACGCTGTGCGGTGTGCTCGGCGCGTCGATCAGCAACGTCGTGCAGGCGACCGAACGGGCGCGACACATTCCCATTCTGACCCTGCTCGCATGGTCGATGCTGGCCGGCGCCATCGCGGACGCGACCGTTGCAGTGATCGTCGCGGGACCGCCGGTGCTCGATCTGCGTCCCGCTTACTGGGGCGGGCTCGTCTATCTGGCGCTGCTCGCCTCGGCGGTCTGCTTCACCCTGTACTTCCCGGTGGTGCGCAAGATCGGACCGGGCAAGGCGGCCTACAGCAGCGCGCTGGTGCCGATCGTCGCCATGGCGCTGTCGACCGCCTTCGAAGGCTACCGGTGGACAGCGCTATCCGCGGGCGGCGCGATCCTTGCGATTGGCGGAATGCTGCTGGCGCTGATGAGCCGGCGCCCGGCGACGCCGGCTCCTCCGTCCGACTAG